The following proteins are co-located in the Thermus thermophilus HB8 genome:
- a CDS encoding cold-shock protein produces MQKGRVKWFNAEKGYGFIEREGDTDVFVHYTAINAKGFRTLNEGDIVTFDVEPGRNGKGPQAVNVTVVEPARR; encoded by the coding sequence ATGCAGAAGGGTCGGGTCAAGTGGTTCAACGCGGAAAAGGGCTACGGCTTCATTGAGCGGGAAGGCGACACGGACGTCTTCGTCCACTACACCGCCATCAACGCCAAGGGGTTCCGCACCCTCAACGAGGGGGACATCGTCACCTTTGACGTGGAGCCGGGCCGGAACGGCAAGGGCCCCCAGGCGGTCAACGTCACGGTGGTGGAGCCCGCGCGGCGCTAA
- a CDS encoding GNAT family N-acetyltransferase — protein MGAMHVLTLDLAPVTPKDAPLLHRVFHLSPSYFALIGMELPTLEDVVRDLQTLEVDPRRRAFLLFLGQEPVGYLDAKLGYPEAEDATLSLLLIREDHQGRGLGRQALERFAAGLDGVRRLYAVVYGHNPKAKAFFQAQGFRYVKDGGPTLTWYVRPL, from the coding sequence ATGGGGGCGATGCACGTCCTGACCCTGGACCTCGCGCCCGTCACCCCCAAGGACGCCCCCCTCCTCCACCGCGTCTTCCACCTGAGCCCGAGCTACTTCGCCCTCATCGGGATGGAGCTTCCCACCTTGGAGGACGTGGTCCGGGACCTCCAGACCCTGGAGGTGGACCCCCGGCGCCGCGCCTTCCTCCTCTTCCTCGGCCAGGAGCCGGTGGGCTATCTGGACGCCAAGCTCGGCTACCCGGAGGCGGAGGACGCCACCCTAAGCCTCCTCCTCATCCGGGAGGACCACCAGGGCCGGGGACTGGGCCGGCAGGCCCTGGAGCGCTTCGCGGCGGGCTTAGACGGGGTGCGCCGCCTCTACGCCGTGGTCTACGGCCACAACCCCAAGGCCAAGGCCTTCTTCCAGGCCCAGGGCTTCCGCTACGTAAAGGACGGGGGGCCGACCCTTACCTGGTACGTTCGGCCCCTCTGA
- a CDS encoding ferredoxin, with amino-acid sequence MPHVICEPCIGVKDQSCVEVCPVECIYDGGDQFYIHPEECIDCGACVPACPVNAIYPEEDVPEQWKSYIEKNRKLAGLE; translated from the coding sequence ATGCCGCACGTGATCTGCGAGCCCTGCATCGGCGTCAAGGACCAGTCCTGCGTGGAGGTCTGCCCCGTGGAGTGCATCTACGACGGGGGGGACCAGTTCTACATCCACCCGGAGGAGTGCATTGACTGCGGGGCCTGCGTCCCCGCCTGCCCGGTGAACGCCATCTACCCCGAGGAGGACGTCCCGGAGCAGTGGAAGTCCTACATTGAGAAGAACCGCAAGCTCGCCGGCCTAGAGTAA